CTTGGAAGCGATTCTTGGAAACGCTGCATGATATGATATACTTGCTTGGCTACAATATAACATTTTTTCAGAAGATTTACAATTTGAATTCCCTTTGATAAGCGATTCTTTTCCTATTTAAAGATACAAAAAAGCAGGTACAACATTCTGTACCTGCTTTTTTTATCATTTCTGCAGCAATTCGCGAACGATCGTGTTGACAAGCTTGCCATCTGCACGACCTTTGACCTTCGGCATCAACGCGGACATTACTTTGCCCATCTCTTTGACAGATGCTGCACCGACTTCAGCGATCGTATCTGCAACGACTTGACGAACTTCTTCTTCGCTCATTTGCTGTGGAAGATACGGCATCAATACCGCTACTTCCTGCTCGGCCTGCTCAACGAGGTCGGCGCGGTTGCCTTTTTTGAACTCTTCGATGGAATCTTTTCTCATCTTGACTTCTTTGGCAATAACGCCTGCGATCTCTTCTTCCGTCAGCTCTCTCTTCTTTTCGATTTCGAGGTTACTGATGTTGGCCCAGACCATACGAATAACAGAAAGACGAAGTTTGCCGGCTTCGCGAGCCTTCATAGCTTCTTTCTTATCTGCGTTCAATTGTTCTCTTAACGACATCGTAAGATGACCTCCTGCTGTGCGTTACGCTTTGAATTTACGTTTACGTGCAGCTTCGGATTTTTTCTTGCGTTTTACGCTCGGTTTTTCGTAGTGTTCACGTTTTCTTACTTCAGCCAAAGTACCAGCTTTCTGACACGTACGTTTAAAGCGGCGGAGCGCACTATCAATCGTTTCATTTTTTCCAACTTTAACTTCCGACATTTATTTCCCCTCCCTCCAAATTAAACACTGTTTCGGGAGTATATTTTTCATATACACTAATCCATTATACAAGAGCAAAATGCCTTTGTCAACATCAACCTGGCGGCCATTGCATACTTCTTCCGCCAATTAAGTGAAAATGTAAGTGATTGACCGTCTGACCGCCGTCCTCTTTCGTATTCGTTACGATACGGAAGCCTTTTTCGTCAACACCGAGGTCTGCAGCGACCTTTGCCATTACACGCATCATATGACCCATCAAAGATTCATCTTCTGCTGTCAAAGCAAGCACGCTGTCGATATGTTTTTTCGGGATCGCAAGTACATGAACAGGAGCCGCCGGGCTGATATCATGGAATACGATCATTTTGTCATCTTCGTATACAACATTGCTCGGGATCTCTTTCGCTGCGATCTTACAAAAAATGCAGTTGTTTTCCATTTCCCACGCACCTCCTTTCGTGTCATCACGACCTATTTGCATAATATCCATAGAATAATTCGCCCTTTCGGGCAAAAATCCTGCTTAATATTCAGATTATTTCACGACTGCCCACAAGCCCGCTTCTGTTACTTTCTGCGGACATACAGTAAGGAACGTGCCTTCTTCGGCTTGTCCTTCGGCATGAACACGAATATACTGCGGCGTCAGTCCTTCTATCCGTCCGTCTGTGCATCTCTCTACGAGAATCTCGACATCTTTACCGATCCACGTCGCGGCATAGTCTTGCGCTTTCTGTTCGGCAAGCTGTCCCATGCGATGCGCACGTTCTTTTTTGACCGATTCTTCGACTTGATTCGGATACGATGCGGCAGGCGTGCCTTTACGGCGCGAATACGGGAAGACGTGCATACCCGAAAGCGGAAGGGACTCGACATATTTGAGCGTTTCTTCAAATATCTCATCCGTTTCGCCGGGGAATCCGACGATGATATCGGTCGTGATAGCAAGGTCGGGGACTTCGGATAAGAGATGCGCGAGCAGGTCTTTGAACTCTGCCGCCGTATAGTGACGGTTCATCGCTTTGAGTACGACATCGTGACCCGCTTGCAAGGGCAAGTGGAGATGGTGACAGATACGGCCGTCTTCTTTCAAGAGCGCAAGCAATTTCGGCGATACTTCGATCGACTCCAAGGAACCGATGCGAAGACGTTTGATCCCGCCCGCATCGAGTACCGCCTGCGCCGCATCGGCAAGGTCGATATCGTCCGTCAAGTCGCGACCGTACGCACCGAGATGGATACCCGTCAAGACGATCTCATGGAATCCGCCCTCTGCCAAACGACGTGCTTCTTCGCGGATGCTGTCCACAGGACGCGAGCGAAGCGGTCCGCGCGTATACGGTATGATGCAGTACGTACAGAAGTTCGTACATCCTTCTTGTATCTTAAGAAAGGCGCGTGTACGAAGCGGCCATTCCGTGAGCGGAATATCCTCGAACGTATCGGCTTCCATAATATTACCGACGACGTCTTGCGTCTGACCGCTGGCCATCGCTTCTTCGACAAGCTCGACGATGCGACCGCGCTCGCGTGTGCCGATGACGACTCCGACGCCTTCCATAGCGCGTATCGTTTCTGCTTCTGCCTGCGCGTAGCAACCCGTTACCGCGACAACGGCCGCAGGGTTCATGCGATGCGCACGACGAATGAGCTGGCGCGATTTTTTCTCTCCGAGCTGTGTGACGGAGCATGTATTGATAACATAGACGTCTGCTTCTTCGCTGAACGAAACAAGCTCATAGCCGTGCGTCTTAAAGAGTCCTTCCATGCTTTCCGTTTCATATTGGTTGACTTTGCAACCGAGTGTTGCAAATGCTGCGCGACGCTGCATTTTATTTCCTCCTATTATTCCGCTCAAATCGCACCACCAAGCTCACCGTGTGCGTAGAGTACCATCGTCAAAGCGGCAAGAGATGCCGTTTCCGTCCGAAGGATACGACTGCCAAGTGAAACGGGATATGCGCCCATCTCTCGGCACAGTCTTGCTTCCTCGGGCGAAAATCCACCTTCGGGGCCGATGAGAACAGTATATTTTTCTGCTTGATGCGCCAAGAGTGCTTGGCGGAGTGTACGACCGTCTTCTGCTTCGTAGCAGAAGAGTACCGTTTCATCACCATCAACACGCGATAAAAATTCTTTCAGCGTGATGATGGGCTCGACTGTCGGCACAGCGGCACGTTTACATTGTTTGGCTGCTTCGTGGGCGATCTTTTGCCATCGTTCCACACGTTTTGCCTGCTTGTCTGCCGTATATTTGACGACACAATTTTCCGAGTTGATAGGCTGAATAGATATTGCACCAAGCTCGACTGCCTTTTGTACGATGAATTCCATCTTATCGCTCTTGGGCAGACATTGCGCAAGGCGAACTTTGACCATCGGCTCGGAATCGTCTTCGAGATATTCTATCAACGATAAGGTGACGACTTCATCGGTGATGGCAGTTATCTCTGCCTTTGCGGTATGCTCGTTTTCATCGGCAATAATGACATTGTCACCGACTGCCATACGAAGAACGCGTGCGATATGATGGGCATCCGTACCTGTCAGCTCCATCGTTTCGCTGATGATGCCATTTAAAAAAAATCTTCTCATTGTCCGTCACCACGGCGAAGGATCATCGCTGCCCAGTCGCCCGAACGTTCGATATGTTCTACGACCATGCCGTTTACCTCTGCCGATGCGATAACATCGTCGATGCGGTCTTGGATGATACCGCTCGTTATCATACGGCCGTCTTTTTTCAAGTGGCTCGGTGCATCGGGGAGAAGTCTGATGATGATATCGGCGATGATATTGGCAATAACGATATCCGCTTCGCCTTCAATACCTTTGAAGAGGTCGCCCTGTCTTGTCGTGATGATATCTTCCGTATGGTTTGCCGCAACATTTTCTGCGGCGATACGAACGGCAAGCTCATCGTAGTCAACGGCAAGAATTTTCGTTGCGCCGAGTTTTGCCGCCGCGATAGAGAGGACGCCCGAGCCTGTACCGATATCAAAAATTTCTTGATTCGGTTTTACGAGGCCTTCCAAGAGTCTAAGACACATTGCCGTCGTATGATGCGTGCCCGTGCCGAATGCCATGCCCGGGTCGAGGTCGAGTACGACTTCGCCTTCCTGCGCGTCGTATTCTTCCCAAGACGGTTTGATAACGATGCGTTCACCGACTTTTGTCGCATGGAAATATTCTTTCCACGAGTTTTCCCAGTCTTCTTCTTTGATCTCCTGCCACGTGATGATGCCTTTGCCTTTGTCGATGCCGTAGTTCGCGAGTTCTTCGACACGCGCTTTGAAACGGCTCATTTTGTCTTCGAGTTCTGCATTGATGATAAGATATGCTTTGACCGTTACAACGCTGTTGTCTTCCGCTTCGGGAATACCGCAATAGTCCCATACACCCGAGCGACGATATTCTTCGATCAATTCGGGATCCTCGATGACAACGCCCGTTGCACCTACTTCATGAAATATCTCCGCAACGGCTTCTGTTGCTTCATGTGTCGTTTGTATGCTGATTTCTGCCCAGCTCATAGTGGATTCGCTCCTTTTTGCCATCGATTACATACGACAACTGCCGAGAGATAAGATCATCTCTCGGCTGCTGTTTTCTTAGTTATTGCCTTTGAATAAGTCTTCTAATTTTTTGAAGAACGAACGCTGTTCGGGATTGACGTTGGAACCGCCTTCTTTTGCGAATTCTCTCAAGAGTTCCTTCTGGCGATCGTTAAGTTTTTGCGGTGTCAATACTTTGACACGTACATGCTGGTCACCGCGTCTGCCCTGTCCGCGAAGATACGGGATACCTCTGCCTTTCATGCGAAGGATCGTACCGGACTGCGTACCTGCGGGTATCTTCATTTTTACTTTGCCGTCGAGTGTCGGTACTTCGATCTCGTCACCGAGCGAAGCCTGTACGAACGTGACAGGTACTTCGCAGACGACATCGTTGTCGTTGCGGACGAACAGTTTGTGCGGACGAACGTAGATGTATACGTAGAGGTCGCCGCTCGGGCCTCCGCGAAGGCCTGCTTCACCCTCACCGCTCACGCGCAGACGCGAACCGCTGTCAACACCTGCGGGAACTTTGATGTGAATGCTTCTTCTTGCTTTGACCGTACCTCTGCCGCGGCAGTCTTTACACGGATTTTTGATGATCTGACCCGTACCGCCGCAATGGTCGCAGGCGCGGACGCTTGCCATTCTGCCAAACGGTGTGTTCTGCATGAACTGCACTTGACCGCTGCCGTGACAGACAGAGCAAGTTTCGGGCTGCGATCCCGGTGCACTGCCTGTACCGCTGCACGTTTTACACGTTTCGGTACGCGGGATCTGTACGTCTTTTTCCGTACCGAATGCCGCTTCTTCAAATGTGATCTCCATATCATAACGGAGGTCTGCACCGCGTTCGGGGCCGTTGCGGCGTGCGCCGCCACCGAATCCGCCTTGACCGAAGATATCGCCGAAGATATCGCCGAATCCGCCAAAGCCGCCAAAACCTCCACCGAAGCCACCGCCGCCGAAGCCGCCTTGACCACCGCCCTGCGACGGATCGAATGCGGCATGGCCGAACTGGTCATACTGTGCACGTTTTTCCGAATTGGACAGTACTTCGTAGGCTTCGTTTGCTTCTTTGAACTTTTCTTCTGCTGCTTTCGGGTCGTCACGATTCATATCGGGATGGTATTTTCGTGCCAACTTACGGAAAGCCTTTTTGATCTCGTCCTCGGACGCGCCTTTTTCTACGCCGAGCACCTCATAATAATCGCGTTTACTCACTTTGCACCACCCAAATTCTTATCGAAAATCAAGCACGACAGGACTCCGCTTACAAGCGGAGCCCTTTGTCATACTGTTTCTTATTTTTTCTCGTCGTCTACAACGGTGTAATCTGCGTCTACGACATCATCTTTTGCCTGCTGTGCGCCTGCGCCCGGAGCCTGCTGGCCGTCCTGCTGTGCACCTGCTGCCTGGTATGCTGCCGATGCCATTTCGTTGATGACTGCCATGAGTGCATCCGTATCAGCTTTGATCGCTGCGGAGTCTGTTCCTTTGAGCGATTCTTTGAGTTTGTCAACGCCTGCCTGTACTTTGCTTACGAGGCCTGCATCAGCTTTGTCGCCGAGGTCTTTGATCGCTTTTTCAGCTTGGTATACAAGACTATCGCCGTTGTTTCTGATCTCGATCTCTTCTTTGCGTTTTTTATCTTCAGCCGCATGAGCTTCTGCTTCTTTGACCATTTTTTCGATATCTTCCTGGCTCATTGCACCGGAGGAAGTGATCGTGATCTTCTGTTCTTTGCCCGTACCGAGGTCTTTCGCCGATACGTGTACGATACCGTTGGCATCGATATCGAACGTAACTTCGATACGCGGTACTCCGCGCGGTGCCGGCGGAATGTCGGAGAGTTCAAAGCGACCGAGCGTTTTGTTGTCGGCTGCCATTTCACGTTCACCCTGGAGAACATGGATATCTACGGACGGCTGATTGTCTGCTGCCGTGGAGAATACCTGGCTTTTTTTCGTCGGGATCGTCGTATTGCGTTCGATGATTTTCGTGCATACGCCACCGAGCGTTTCGATACCGAGGGAGAGCGGCGTTACGTCGAGAAGAAGTACGTCTTTGACATCGCCTGCGAGTACACCTGCTTGGATAGCCGCGCCGACTGCAACGCATTCGTCCGGGTTGATACCGCGGTGCGGTTCTTTGCCCAAGTATTTTTTGATGGCATCCTGTACAGCAGGAATACGGCTCGAACCACCAACGAGGATGATCTTAGCGATATCGCTCGGTTCAAGCCCTGCGTCTTTGAGTGCCTGACGAGTCGGTGCCATCGTAGCTTCTACGAGGTCTGCCGTAAGTTCATCGAATTTGGCACGGCTGAGGTTGAGGTCCAAATGTTTCGGACCCGTAGCGTCTGCCGTGATGAACGGAAGGTTGATGTTCGTCGTCATGACTGTGGAGAGCTCGATTTTTGCTTTTTCTGCCGCTTCACGCAAGCGCTGGAGAGCCATTTTGTCTGCGGAGAGGTCGATGCCGTTTTCTTTTTTGAATTCAGCGATCATCCAGTTCATTACTTTTTCGTCGAAGTCGTCACCACCAAGACGGTTGTTGCCGCTCGTTGCTTTTACTTCGAATACACCGTCAGCGAGTTCGAGGATGGATACGTCGAACGTACCGCCGCCGAGGTCGAATACGAGAACCGTCTGGTCGTCTACTTTGTCCATACCGTATGCGAGAGCTGCTGCTGTCGGTTCGTTGATGATACGGAGAACTTCAAGGCCTGCGATCTTACCGGCATCTTTCGTTGCCTGACGCTGGCTGTCATTGAAGTATGCAGGAACCGTGATAACTGCCTGCGTTACCGTCGTGCCGAGATATGCTTCTGCATCGGCTTTGAGTTTCTGGAGAACCATTGCCGAGATCTCTTGCGGCGAGTAGTTTTTGTCTTCGATGGATACTTTGTAGTTGGTACCCATTTCACGTTTGATAGAGCTGATCGTACGATCAGGGTTCGATACAGCCTGACGTTTTGCAAGCTGACCTACAAGACGTTCGCCCGTTTTGGAGAAACCTACGACGGACGGAGTGATGCGGCTGCCTTCCGTATTCGTGATAACGGTCGGTTCGCCACCTTCCATAACTGCTACTACCGAGTTTGTTGTACCTAAGTCTATACCAATTACTTTAGACATAATGATAATCCCCTTTCATTTCTGCTTATCTTAATTTATTGGAAACTTACTTTAACCATGCTTGGACGAATCGTTTTACCTTTGACCATATAGCCTTTTTGCAGTTCCTGCAAGATCGTGCCATCGGGTTTTTCGGTATTTTCTTCGCGCATAACGGCTTGGTGAAAGTTCGGATCAAACTGTGCATCTTCCGTGTTGATGGCTTCGAGACCGTTCTGCTCGAGGATCGATACGAACTGTCTGTTGACCATCTCTACGCCTGCGCGGATGCTGTCTGCATCTTGGCCTGTGGCCGCAAGCGCACGTTCAAAATTGTCTACGACCGGCAAGAGGTCTGCAATTAAGTCCTGCGTTACCTGAATAGACAATTCCGATTTTTCTTTTTGCGTTCTGCGACGATAATTGTCGTAGTCGGCTTGCAAGCGAAGATAGCGGTCTTTTTGTTCTTCGAGCTCAGCTTGGAGAATGACGAGCTGCTCTTTCACTTGCTGCAGTTCGCTTACTTCGGCAGTCGCTGCCTCTTCGGCAACCTCTGCAGCTTCAGTCGACTGCAATATCTCTTTTTCTTGTTCTGTCATGTAGCGTTTCTCCCTCACTCATATCTGTCTTCTATCGTCTGCGGTCTCATGCGAACGATGGCGTTCACCTTTAGGATCGCCGATGCTACTTCACTCGCCGCCTTGATGGCTTGTCGTTTGACAAGTGCCGAGTCAAGGACACCAAGCTTCTTCATATCGGCGGGATTGCCATTGTCACAGTCAAAACCGTATTGATCGGTTTTATATTCCTGCTGGCATGATAATACTGCTTCCGCTTTTTCCAGCGGATGATACCCTGCGTTGCGGATCATCTGATAGACAGGTTCCAAGAGTGCACGTTTCACACAATCCATACCGTATCCCGTCATATCACAGACGCTCGCGCGTTTTTGTTCGAGGGCTCTTGCCAGAGCGATCTCTGCTGCACCGCCGCCCGATACCCAGCCTCCGCGTAGTGCGCTCTGCACCGCGGATACGGCATCTTGTGTGATGCGTTTTTTCTCCTCTGCCAGGTCTGCAGTCGGCGCTCCGACAATGATCGTTGCCATCGGCTGACCCTTGCCTCCCGCCACACGAACTTGCTGTTTGCCTTCGTCCCGACTGATGTGCTTGACTTCGCCTAATGCATCTTGCCACACTTCGATCGGTCTTGACAGCATCGTTCGTTTGAGCGGTCTTGCCTTTGTATGGAGCAGGATGCGTTTCCACTCGCATGCATCTACCCTCGCCATTGTGAGGATACCTGCTTCGGAGAGGATGGCTTCTGCCATCGGATCGATACCGCGGTCGGCGATAACAAGACCGACACCTGCCTCAACGAGCCTTGTGACTCCCTTGCAGAATTCTTCTTGCAGGAGAAGATATCTCTGTGCTCCGATCTCTGTACGAAGCGCGTCACGTTCCATGCGCATCGGTTCAAGTGCATCGTCGAATACTGCTATCCGAACGCGTTTCTTCTCGATAGGCTGTACGTGATTCATGTAACCTGTGCAGAGCGTGACACCTGCTGTCACCTCTGTTTCTGCGCCGACTTCCGACGTGACCCAATCGGCAAGACGAATATCATCTCCTATGATGCGGTCGCGTCCTATCACATCGACGGCGCACATCGCCGCGTCTGCGACTTGTGCGTTTTGCCGTCCGGCGGTCTTTGCCAACCGATACAGCTCTTCATCACTTGCTTCTTTGTGCGACATCGCGTCAAGCACCTCCGTCACATAAGAAGCGGCTTTGGCGATCCCTTCCGTTACTTTCGTAACGGGGACGCCTTTTGCTATCTGGCGGATACCTTCCTCCACCATCGCACCTGCCAGCACCGTCGCTGTCGTCGTTCCGTCGCCGACCGCATCTTTTTGTGCGCGGGCGGTATGGATCAAGAGCCGTGCTATCGGGTGATGAATCTCCATTTGTTCGAGGATCGTTGCCCCATCGTTCGTGATGATGACATTGCCCTCTTTGTCTATCAGCATCGTATCAAGACCTTTCGGCCCGATCGTGCCTTCTACTGCTGCGACGACTGCCCGTACTGCTTGCGCATTGACTTCAAGCGCGGACTTTATTTCATCGCGAGCATGTTTTGTTTCTTCCATATCAACAGCTCCTCAACTTCGCTTATCCGCGGTAGCCTTTTAACAGGTTACCGAGATGCGTGTGCATGAACTTGAGAAGTGCGATGATACGACCGTATTCCATACGTGTCGGGCCGAGAACGGCGACCTTGCCGACGACTTCACCGTCGATGCGGTATGTTGCCTGTACGACACTGCAATTATGAATGTCACTGCACTTGTTCTCTTGGCCAATCTTTACTATGATACCATCTTCTGCGCCTTCTTGCAAAATATCGTTAAGACGCGATTCTTCTTCCAAGACAGAGAGCATCGTCTGTATCTTGTCGACGTTGCGGAACTCCGGTTGCTGAAGCATCTGTGTCGTACCGCCCAAGTAGACTTTTTCTTTCTGGCGGGCAGTCATAACATCCATGATCGTGTCGATGGCTGATGTCACCATCTTCTCGTTCGGAATGATCTCGTCACGAGCCTGTTCTACGATCGAACGCTTGATCGCACCGATCGACATCCCGCTCAAACGGCGGTTGATGCTTTCACTGATGCGGCGAAGGTCTTCTTCCGTTGCGCCTTCGGGAATCATCATGATCTTATTATCGACGTATCCCGTATCAGTCACGATGACGGCGATGACACGCTGTTCATCGAGCGGAAGAAATTGCAGATATTTGAACTTACAGCCCGTAAGCTGTGGTGCGGATACCAATGAAATATTATGCGTCATATGAGAAATCATGCGCGCCGTTTCTTGGAAAACCTCTTCCATCTTGAGCGACTTCGCCTGATACCATCTGGTCAGCATTTCTCTGTCCTCTTCCGATACACTCATCGGCGCAAGAAGCGAATCAACATAGAAACGATACCCCTTCTCGGACGGAACGCGTCCCGAAGAAGTATGGAGCTGTTCAATAAAGCCGAGAAGCTCGAGGTCTGCCATCTCGTTACGGATGGTAGCAGGCCCGACACCGAGATTATATTTTCTGGCGATCGTACGCGACCCGACAGGCTCGGCAGTCAAGATATAGTCATTGATAATTGCTTGAAGTATCTTTTTCTTTCTTTCATCTAACATGGCTGTTCGCTCCTGTTGTTAGCACTCAACGAGTGCGAGTGCTAATTTCTAATAAAAAAATACCACCATTGCGGTGGAATGTCAAGCAAAATGAACAAAAATGCCCAATTTTTTTCATACAAATTGGGCAAATACACGGTTGCCGTACTTCATGCCGAGTTTCGTCAGGCGAATATATCGTCCGTCCTTTGTAAGCAGGCCTTCCGTCATCATTCTGTTTATAATATCTCCGTATTGCGCAAAAAAATCCATGCCGAACGTCTTTTGAAAATCTTCCGTATCGACACCTTGTACCGTACGAAGCGCGAGGAATACATATTCTCCTCTGAGTTCTTCCATCGTTTCGTCTTCATCACCAAGGCGTGCGGTGCCTTCTTTTGTCATACGGCGGATATAGTCGTCGATACTGCGTTCGTTGGCAAATCGCTTGCCGCCTACGAACGAATGTGCCGCCGAACCGAAGCCGAGATAGTCGGCGAACTGCCAGTATTTCAGATTGTGTCGGCAGACTTTGCCGCCTTTGGCATAGTTCGATATCTCGTAGCGATGATAGCCGATCTCTTCTAAGTACGTCGTGACATGATCGTACATCGCTTCTTCGTCTTCATCGCTCGGCAAAGTAACTTTTTCTTCTTCGACCATCTGCTCAAGCACAGTATCTTCTTCAACGATCAGCCCGTAGACAGATATATGCTCGATGCCGAGCGATACTGCCCGCTTTACATCATTTTGGAGCATCTCGACCGTCTGGCTCGGCAGTCCGTAGATAAGGTCAAGATTGATGTTATCGAAGCCTGCTTCTCTCGCAAGCATGATAGCGTCTGTCGCCTGTTCAGCCGTGTGTATCCTGCCGATACTGCGAAGCAGACTGTCATGAAACGATTGCACGCCGAAGCTGATGCGATTGATGCCTGCTTTTCTCCATGCAGTAAGCTTCTCCCTATCTACCGTACCGGGATTGGCTTCTGCGCTGATCTCAGCATCGTCTGCAAGCGTAAACGAGTTGCCAAGTGCCTTGATGATACGCGGCAGAGCTTCTTTCGGCAGAACAGACGGCGTCCCCCCGCCGAAAAAGACGGTATCGACTACTCTTTCCTGATAAGCCTCACCCGCCCGCCGTATTTCAAAGAGAAGCGCGTCAAGATAGTTATCCTGACACGCTTCTTTGCCTGCATACGATGGGAAGTCGCAATAGTAGCATTTTTGCTTGCAAAACGGAATATGGATATAGATTCCGAGTTTCATATGCGTCACCCTAGTCGTCGATTTTTAAAATCGCCATGAATG
This genomic stretch from Selenomonadales bacterium harbors:
- a CDS encoding GatB/YqeY domain-containing protein; protein product: MSLREQLNADKKEAMKAREAGKLRLSVIRMVWANISNLEIEKKRELTEEEIAGVIAKEVKMRKDSIEEFKKGNRADLVEQAEQEVAVLMPYLPQQMSEEEVRQVVADTIAEVGAASVKEMGKVMSALMPKVKGRADGKLVNTIVRELLQK
- a CDS encoding 30S ribosomal protein S21, translating into MSEVKVGKNETIDSALRRFKRTCQKAGTLAEVRKREHYEKPSVKRKKKSEAARKRKFKA
- a CDS encoding histidine triad nucleotide-binding protein, with amino-acid sequence MENNCIFCKIAAKEIPSNVVYEDDKMIVFHDISPAAPVHVLAIPKKHIDSVLALTAEDESLMGHMMRVMAKVAADLGVDEKGFRIVTNTKEDGGQTVNHLHFHLIGGRSMQWPPG
- the mtaB gene encoding tRNA (N(6)-L-threonylcarbamoyladenosine(37)-C(2))-methylthiotransferase MtaB, with protein sequence MQRRAAFATLGCKVNQYETESMEGLFKTHGYELVSFSEEADVYVINTCSVTQLGEKKSRQLIRRAHRMNPAAVVAVTGCYAQAEAETIRAMEGVGVVIGTRERGRIVELVEEAMASGQTQDVVGNIMEADTFEDIPLTEWPLRTRAFLKIQEGCTNFCTYCIIPYTRGPLRSRPVDSIREEARRLAEGGFHEIVLTGIHLGAYGRDLTDDIDLADAAQAVLDAGGIKRLRIGSLESIEVSPKLLALLKEDGRICHHLHLPLQAGHDVVLKAMNRHYTAAEFKDLLAHLLSEVPDLAITTDIIVGFPGETDEIFEETLKYVESLPLSGMHVFPYSRRKGTPAASYPNQVEESVKKERAHRMGQLAEQKAQDYAATWIGKDVEILVERCTDGRIEGLTPQYIRVHAEGQAEEGTFLTVCPQKVTEAGLWAVVK
- a CDS encoding 16S rRNA (uracil(1498)-N(3))-methyltransferase, with the protein product MRRFFLNGIISETMELTGTDAHHIARVLRMAVGDNVIIADENEHTAKAEITAITDEVVTLSLIEYLEDDSEPMVKVRLAQCLPKSDKMEFIVQKAVELGAISIQPINSENCVVKYTADKQAKRVERWQKIAHEAAKQCKRAAVPTVEPIITLKEFLSRVDGDETVLFCYEAEDGRTLRQALLAHQAEKYTVLIGPEGGFSPEEARLCREMGAYPVSLGSRILRTETASLAALTMVLYAHGELGGAI
- the prmA gene encoding 50S ribosomal protein L11 methyltransferase, which translates into the protein MSWAEISIQTTHEATEAVAEIFHEVGATGVVIEDPELIEEYRRSGVWDYCGIPEAEDNSVVTVKAYLIINAELEDKMSRFKARVEELANYGIDKGKGIITWQEIKEEDWENSWKEYFHATKVGERIVIKPSWEEYDAQEGEVVLDLDPGMAFGTGTHHTTAMCLRLLEGLVKPNQEIFDIGTGSGVLSIAAAKLGATKILAVDYDELAVRIAAENVAANHTEDIITTRQGDLFKGIEGEADIVIANIIADIIIRLLPDAPSHLKKDGRMITSGIIQDRIDDVIASAEVNGMVVEHIERSGDWAAMILRRGDGQ
- the dnaJ gene encoding molecular chaperone DnaJ; translated protein: MSKRDYYEVLGVEKGASEDEIKKAFRKLARKYHPDMNRDDPKAAEEKFKEANEAYEVLSNSEKRAQYDQFGHAAFDPSQGGGQGGFGGGGFGGGFGGFGGFGDIFGDIFGQGGFGGGARRNGPERGADLRYDMEITFEEAAFGTEKDVQIPRTETCKTCSGTGSAPGSQPETCSVCHGSGQVQFMQNTPFGRMASVRACDHCGGTGQIIKNPCKDCRGRGTVKARRSIHIKVPAGVDSGSRLRVSGEGEAGLRGGPSGDLYVYIYVRPHKLFVRNDNDVVCEVPVTFVQASLGDEIEVPTLDGKVKMKIPAGTQSGTILRMKGRGIPYLRGQGRRGDQHVRVKVLTPQKLNDRQKELLREFAKEGGSNVNPEQRSFFKKLEDLFKGNN
- the dnaK gene encoding molecular chaperone DnaK, producing MSKVIGIDLGTTNSVVAVMEGGEPTVITNTEGSRITPSVVGFSKTGERLVGQLAKRQAVSNPDRTISSIKREMGTNYKVSIEDKNYSPQEISAMVLQKLKADAEAYLGTTVTQAVITVPAYFNDSQRQATKDAGKIAGLEVLRIINEPTAAALAYGMDKVDDQTVLVFDLGGGTFDVSILELADGVFEVKATSGNNRLGGDDFDEKVMNWMIAEFKKENGIDLSADKMALQRLREAAEKAKIELSTVMTTNINLPFITADATGPKHLDLNLSRAKFDELTADLVEATMAPTRQALKDAGLEPSDIAKIILVGGSSRIPAVQDAIKKYLGKEPHRGINPDECVAVGAAIQAGVLAGDVKDVLLLDVTPLSLGIETLGGVCTKIIERNTTIPTKKSQVFSTAADNQPSVDIHVLQGEREMAADNKTLGRFELSDIPPAPRGVPRIEVTFDIDANGIVHVSAKDLGTGKEQKITITSSGAMSQEDIEKMVKEAEAHAAEDKKRKEEIEIRNNGDSLVYQAEKAIKDLGDKADAGLVSKVQAGVDKLKESLKGTDSAAIKADTDALMAVINEMASAAYQAAGAQQDGQQAPGAGAQQAKDDVVDADYTVVDDEKK
- the grpE gene encoding nucleotide exchange factor GrpE, producing the protein MTEQEKEILQSTEAAEVAEEAATAEVSELQQVKEQLVILQAELEEQKDRYLRLQADYDNYRRRTQKEKSELSIQVTQDLIADLLPVVDNFERALAATGQDADSIRAGVEMVNRQFVSILEQNGLEAINTEDAQFDPNFHQAVMREENTEKPDGTILQELQKGYMVKGKTIRPSMVKVSFQ
- a CDS encoding TCP-1/cpn60 chaperonin family protein — its product is MEETKHARDEIKSALEVNAQAVRAVVAAVEGTIGPKGLDTMLIDKEGNVIITNDGATILEQMEIHHPIARLLIHTARAQKDAVGDGTTTATVLAGAMVEEGIRQIAKGVPVTKVTEGIAKAASYVTEVLDAMSHKEASDEELYRLAKTAGRQNAQVADAAMCAVDVIGRDRIIGDDIRLADWVTSEVGAETEVTAGVTLCTGYMNHVQPIEKKRVRIAVFDDALEPMRMERDALRTEIGAQRYLLLQEEFCKGVTRLVEAGVGLVIADRGIDPMAEAILSEAGILTMARVDACEWKRILLHTKARPLKRTMLSRPIEVWQDALGEVKHISRDEGKQQVRVAGGKGQPMATIIVGAPTADLAEEKKRITQDAVSAVQSALRGGWVSGGGAAEIALARALEQKRASVCDMTGYGMDCVKRALLEPVYQMIRNAGYHPLEKAEAVLSCQQEYKTDQYGFDCDNGNPADMKKLGVLDSALVKRQAIKAASEVASAILKVNAIVRMRPQTIEDRYE